Part of the Macrobrachium nipponense isolate FS-2020 chromosome 19, ASM1510439v2, whole genome shotgun sequence genome, TTGTTGAAGCAGTGCCACTATGGCACTGTTAGTCAAAATTGCTTGGGCACTTTACACTTCATTTAAAAAGTTTAGTAATCTTTAATTTTGCTAGTAAAGTATCAAAATTTGTACATTAACTTATCATTAAGCAAAAAAGGGCCAACCCCTATTTTTGTCGTCATACTACAGATCAGAGATTGCAAATACAGGCTCTTAAATGTCAAGTCTGTAGTTCCAAATACCTGAGTGATCATCAGAAAAGATGacatttcttgtttgtttgttgtttgtatggtttttttacgttgcatggaaccagtggatattcagcaacgggaccaacggctttatgcgacttctgaaccacatcgagagtgaacctctatcaccagaaaaacacatctctcactcctcaatggaatggccgagaatcaaacttgcgaccaccgaggtgggacaccaccaccataccaaccacggccCTGATTTCTAGTAGAAATGTTAATGTCATCTCTTCTAAACAAGGCAAACCAATTTGTACTTACATCCCATTtggtttgtatggagtttttacgttgcatggaaccagtggttattcagcaacgggaccaatggctttacatgacttctgaaccacgtcgagagtgaacttctgtcaccagaaatacacatctctcccacctcaatggaatgatcgagaatcgaactcgcagccaccaaggtggcaggcaaagaccataccaatcacgccactaaggcgctttaCATCCCATTTAAGACCAGCGGCAGCTACATAAAAAAACCACAACCTGTAAGACACCCACAGTGTTGGATAGGCTGCCCTAAAAGCATGTGGTAAAGTACTAGCAATAGTTTATGATAGACTGTAATTCCTAGTGCAATCTACCACAATACTACTGCCAATGGAAGCCTTCAGTAGATAAAGTAAATACTCTCGTGgctggtgaccagcttccacctcgtatacacACAACTTGCCAGATGAGATTcattgctttacaatctttgattgtttttaaccagtttcctgCTGGCGCAAGATTATCCCATTGTTAAGAATGAAGGTTTGTtagctttgaaaaatacaaactgattaaaaatgTCATATCTCTCAAGCTTCAAGAAGCATCATTTCAAGCTAGAACTTCATCCCAAGCTTGTGTTcttcaaaattcataaaaaaacactaaCAGGAATGGACGTAATTTGTAAAATTCATCAATTCAACCATGACACCCCAAATTCTTCACTCTCTCCCAATGCTGGTTTttaaacaaacacatatacaatGAAATACACACTGCTGAAATTAAATTGTACAGCTTTACTATGCAATATTATTTAAAGTTTAACCACATGGCAGTCAACAATTTTAACTATCCTAGAAGTGGTTAATAAACAATCATATTTAAAAGTAGATTGTTCATAATATACTTAGAATTCTTAACATTCTCTCCTATTTTGACTGTTTAAATACTCatgttcttttatctttttattcactGCATATTGTAGtgtgtaattttcttatttttaatatccTTATGGATGTCACTATCATCACTACTGCTATTACAAAGGTTTACTCTTTATGGGGATGGACACGTAAGGAGTCTTCTTCAtcctctttttttgtttgttgctgAATTCCAATCTGGTCTAGGTCTTCACTTATGTCCTTTTTCTAAGACTTAGTAGGCCTTCTGGATGTTACCCCTTTCTGTCACTTCCATCTCTACACTTTCCAGTATTTGGATACATAATTTCCAAGTAACTTACCCATTTGCTAGACTCatggaaagttttgttttaaaagagaACTGGAAATAGAACAAGGATCATTTATGGAGCTGGTCCACCTACATTAGAGACAAAAGGTAACCAATGAGAACAAAACAGAATGCAATGCAGCCGAGACTCCAGGGATGTGCCAAAGAGACTTGTATCATCTATAGTGGGGCGAGTAAGGTACTACACCTTGAGCAAAATAGATTTGGAAATGCTTTTCTTAACATTTGTGGAATTACCTATAACAAAAATCTGTAGCAATATTTTACATGGAATTAAAAATGCTTCAGTTCTATGAAAGATTTAATTTCCTTCAACAGAAATAAAAACCAATGTATTTCGATTAACCTGGCattataaattgaataaaaaaataaccggTGGGTAATAAAATTGCAAAACATCCCAGAacgatttatatataaaaggggATTATGAGGGAGGAGGGAAAGATGGAATACAACAAATAACGAAGAGAAAATCTTAAATCTAGCAAATGCCAAAAATGTAAATCTGAAATAACTGTAAAAACCCACGAAAATAATTactaaacttttaaaattatgttCCTGAGAGATCACTgaatattgaaattaaaaaaatcttaaacacCAGCACAAACAGATAGGTTTTTATTAACATCTTTTTACTCTTTCATTTTCTGGAACAATGCAAGGCATCATTAaggacaaataaaattaaaagtagctaaagaaataaaactaagtaGCTCACTTCTCACATGTATTCAGACATCACCCACCAAAATCGGTAAGATACTTCAGCACAGCCActtcatatatagctatatagtattttattataACTCAACTCTCACTTCGAATAAAATTAACCTTAGTATGCAAACTATAGCTCAACTTGAATGGACTTTGGCATAGCACTATCTTTGCTCTTATATTCTTTGATTAAACAGAGCCTCTCCACGGTAGTATGTaacaataaaaataggaaaacaccAAATCACTGCAAAATGCTAGATCTCTGAAAGATTTTCacgaggacaaaaaaaaaacaatgtctttTATTAAAAATCATCCCATATATCAGAAAATTCATAACTGTGTGTATGAGTGCAACTGCACAACTCACTTTCTTCCACTTAAGTTTGAAAACAAAGCATGTCTGTACCCATACTTATAAGAAGAAACAGAAATGAAAGTATTTATGTGACTAATATATCTTTAGATCTAAATGTTCCAAATCCCTTTCCAGTCATTATCACATTGATCTGATATCTAGTAAAGAACTCCCAACTTGTCTATCATACTTGAGAACAATGAATACTGTTAACTAAGTTGATTTAGTACATAGCTTCAATGGAATTAGCTGACCgtggctttttaattttttccatattCTTGGTAATCATATCGTGGAGTGTTGCGTAGTGGTTCCTTATTTCACAGAGCGTGATGCGCAAGGAAAGGTATTCTTTCTCATCAAGCTCCATTACAGTTCGACGGTAATCGTCTATATGTGGGTATTTGGCAACCTGCAAGATGAAATAGAAACTATAACTTTTCTCAAAGTGAATAGTATTTATCCAATACACAAACCTCTGTCTTATAAGGGAATAACTTCAAGCACAAGCTAATTCAAATGTTGATATTTGAATATGTAGTTAAAGGTAAGCATGGCAAGTGTGAAGGTAGTCCTAGTCACTCACCTCACATAtgcctctctctccttcaactACAGGAGCAAATGCATAGTTGATTTGTGTAAACATATGAACggaaatatacaggcagtccccggttatcggcgggggatccgttcccgggggtgtgccaataagctaaaaccgccattaaccggaCTCTGCGATTTATGGTGGACGTaaccggttatcggtgccataagcacccttatgacACTTCTgtcaggtatgttatggcgccaataactggaacttggcctgttatggtgccataaattgccaattttatggtgccatataagccccataaaaccggatcgcctaTAACCACGCCTttaactagggactgcctgtaatcatAAAAACAATGTTAAAAATAACACCTTAAGGGGGACAGAATTTAATGAAGTCCAAAGATATCCACCCAAGTGCTCTTAAGATCAGAGTTAACTGACAAAGAAAGAATTCTcaagactgaaaataaaaaagggtgCTCCAACATGGCTGAATGAAAATTAAGGACGGAATTATCAGCAAAACTGAGAGTAGCGGACGAGGAAGCTGGTCTTATAAGAAGAAAGTAGGTGAGGACAGAACCCTCAAAAGTACCACAAAAATTGGAGaggattttttagttgaaaaaaaaagtttgacataATGCAAGATTGAAGTTTACACAGGAAGTCTGAGCGTCAAAATCTAACACCTAGAAGGCATTACTAGTATCAATGCACAATTCTCCAAATTGTAATAACAAaacaagttaaataaaaatataatactaaataatgaaaaattacaatagTACATACTTTTGACACCAGCTTAGCTCTTGTCATATAATAACGAGAAATCTGATCAAAGAAGGCAGCAGCTTCTGATTCAACAGTTCGGATTTCACCTAAAGTTTCCTCCTGAATGCTCACACCAAAATTATTGCCATCTTCAATCTTTGGTATCAAAAATGACACCCACATCTTGAGCTGAAAATGAACCAATTCTACataaataatcatcatcataacatAAAACATGTCGGTACGtaacaatacaaaaagaaaaaaaaactatcactttgatattttaataCCTTATGGAGTAAGGTCTGCACAACAGAATTGTGTTAatctataatttacattttatggGAACATCTCTTTTTGCCTTTCACAATCTGCACACTTTTCCCATTGTGCCTTTAATGACAAGTTCTGATTtggaaaaagttaaaattatcaTACTCAAAAAATGTCACAAAGAATTATCTCAAGTTACCAGATTTGCTTCTTCCACAAGCTGACGGATGAGAGGTTTTATTGTATCAACCATCGATGTTATGTGGGGATTAATGGAAACAGACCCTGAAGGCAGGACGAACACTTTGGCACCAGTAACAGCATCTTCTGTCCCTTCTGACATCTTACGCTTTTTACCAGGAGGATCGCCATCGAAACTGTAAAATACAATGTCCTTCTATAACACCGTAGAATGTTTTATCACTGTCACTGAGCAACATCAGTATCTACAatctttatttcaatattttcttaaacATACATATGATACTTATGCTTAACTGACAAAAACCTTTAACGCAACCACTGAACTTTATGATTactcattaaaatgaaaacagtctcaatgaaaaaaaagaatagccAACAGAAAATATTATTGGATAAATGGAGAAGTGGAAGCAACAATGAAgggtaatatatattcataacacaAAGCAGTTTAAAAGTTATTTGATGAGATCTAGGTTGTTAAGAACAAATCCTTTCTGAGTGTCCCGTGAAAATCCAAAAAGTCTCAGTCATCTCATTCACACAATTTATGGTTTAtaacaaaaatgtaaatgattctaacattaaaatcttaagaaaaaaaaatgaaagaacttaCTTGTTGACAATTAATGGTTCTGGAACTGGAATTTTGAGGTCACTATGCACTGTAGTTAAATCTTCACAAAGGAAAGGTGGCTCTTCTAAAATCTTGTTGAACTGGATGATTCGTTCCGGGAACTTTTTCTTTACAAGTTGTTCAGCCTAGAAATGCAGATATGCAGGTGAAGTGGCATAAAGTATGGAATTTAGATTTCCTCAACAGCAAGATTAATGACAACTCTACTATATAAGAGcttggaaaaatttaattttatgctTCTGTTAAGTTTTTATTAGTACGTACTGTACTTTCTAATCAGTACTACTAAATACTTTAATACAGCTACTATAGAAAAATAGAACCCCTGCATATGACCACTTACAAATGCAGCTGTTTGAAACatctgtaatttttaaaacatttaatacCATACTTTTCTAAACTATTGGATCATGAAACAACAGTACAAGAGTATATATGTATTAGGTCAACAGAACTAATGTGCAGTCTTCATTCTGCTATACTGATATGAATACAATACGCATGTAAATTTCTATGTTGTAAATCCTTTAAGATACAGTGAGTTTGAACAACCAAACTAAGATACTCCTGACCCTTTGCTATGGACGAAAAATGCTCAGGACTCGATGGGGATTTGTTAGAGATCTGGCCTTTTACATCAGCAGATGACCTATTACTACAGTAACCTACTCAATCAGGTATAAGGATGAAAGATCACTTGGGCCCTGACATGTAAGACATGTCTGTACTTTACGAAAACTCTGAAAACCTAGCGCTTCACAAATATAATGGAGAGCACAAGTCTGACTGCAGGTAACATCTGGGTTGACCCAGATGTTAGATAACAGCCCCAAACCCTTCAACCTGTGAAAACGGAGAGCAGAGAGACTCCAATCTTATGGGCCAAGGCTCTACAACATGATGCCTGATTGAGAAGTCTACCTGCCTCATACCAAGGTCACTTTTCTTGGCTAGTTCTGGACTCCACAATTGGTCTTTTATACAATACCAGGGACtagtaaaaaactaaaatcttgtTTGTTAGACCATAAAGCATGTCAAGGTTCCCGTTAATGTAACTATTCTCTTCTTTTAAATATTAGACTAAAATTACTGTATCAAATTCACGGGTCTTTCATATGTAACATTTAGACATTTTCTAACACCAGCATTTCAATATCCTTTTGGAATAGTCTTTCCTTCATTTAATAGCAAGATCTCAATACTTCAAAACATTCATCTCAAGGACTGAGCAACTGTAAGTGCAGTAGTGGCTAGTTTCACAAGATTCATTTTAAGACAAAGTAATGCAAGGTAAACTTATTAGTTTACTAGGCTAGTAAGCTTCACAATAATTCTCTCTAAATATCAGATATGGATCTaacaaaaaagctgttttcagaTAATGAATGCTATTGTGACTAAATTATTTACTTGTCAAAATATAAGTAACGTTTATAGATAAAGTACAATAATTTTGGAAATGTCATTTTTGAATTTCAAGCAGCTTACTGAAAACTGTGAAATTATAAGATTCAAAGATTGCAAGAACTGCAATGAAAAATAAGCACAGTATGCATTATAATTTTGCTTACTGGGGAGACTGTAATTACTGCTCTATTTACGATATAATGctattgaagaaaataatgaatacaaatacataaattgcATCTCTCTAAGTACGAATCATATATGTAGAGAAATTTTGTGTTAAAGAACTTCTCAGTTCAACAGAGAAGACTCTGCATTATGTAATGCAGTCCTCTAATTCTTAATGTACTGAAGGGCAAACATTAAAATTTTACACTCACCTTATCTTTCACGGAAAGCTTGTATGATTCAACCTGCAAAGCAAAAGTTTCTCTTTAGAAGGTGCTAAGGTTATGTACATGAACAAAAGTTAATATgctaattctatataaaaaaaaacaacttcataATCTTGCATAAATGACTTAAATAATCAAATTCAACACCATCAGAAACAATACATTAATGTCTTGTTATCTTCCTAAGTGATGATCCAACAATAACAAAACTAGGATAGTGTAAAATATACACTGAAATGTCAAtctattacagaaaattatttggaAAGGACAGTATCCAATCTCAGAGATCATAAAATCCCAAAAGTAAAAGTCATTACAAATGTCAAATGGATAAAAACCAGGGCCCTTGAAATGCCTTTCTCACCTTCCGAAGATCAACACAGCTATAATTGTTTTGTCAATTAATAATTCATCTCATACATACTGTAGAGTAGCTTGCTGGGATGGGATGGGGGTAGGGCGGGGGTAGGGGGGAATCAAAGGTCAAGAAAATGTGCTGCGGCCTCCTCTTAAAATCAATACTATCTAACAATTTTAAAATTCCTGGTTTAGGATCACTACTCACTTTTCTTCCTAAATAATCTACACAGGCCAATCGTAAATGTAcagacttttaaatgaaatttacttccaaaaaagcAGCCCCGTTCACCATTATAGAGGGGAAGATTATTCTACTGTAATATAGAACAAAATCTCATTCTATATGCATCTGCAATTTCCAAGGTCAAATTAAAACCTTGAATTTACTGTAGCCTACTATTTTAGGATTTTCAATCTTCCTTGACATAACTGAAAGGCCAATTactcattttcatatttagcatacatatataccttaaaaaaacttgaaagaaacCAAAGGCATTATATTTACTTTCGACATATTATTACAATACTGCAATGTACTTGTGCACTTGTACAATACTACTTACAAATATGAATAAGATAGCGCATCTGataaaattccaatttatttttatgtatttgaggCGCAAAATAGCACAGGTATCATGGTAGGATAAAATACTCTTAATTATATACAGTACTAAATATGCATATTGACatgtttcaaaaatgttttaaaaatgaaagtttttaaacTTGTTTCCCCAATCCCccaaaataatatttatcatcAAATCAGTTATTAATCTTTAACATCATATGCAGATTGAGAAAAAACAGATTTATCACTGTAAAACTTGAAACTACTTCTGGGGCCTTGTTCCCGCCAGTTGCTGGCCTGACTATTTACTCTCTCttgttcatgttttttatttttaatttttatggtttttatcatcactgttttatgttttatgcTCATCTCTCactgttttatgttttatgctcatctcttataatgtatataagacCCTGCTACCATTTTGACAATGCATCAAGCAGCATCTAGGCCTAAGGACCATCAGCAAATTTTACTGGTGctctttgtcattattattatttattaaagtaaGATTCTAGTAACtagcccactgagctgattaatggCTCT contains:
- the LOC135218833 gene encoding proteasome activator complex subunit 3-like isoform X2, with protein sequence MSPAVFNKVESYKLSVKDKAEQLVKKKFPERIIQFNKILEEPPFLCEDLTTVHSDLKIPVPEPLIVNNFDGDPPGKKRKMSEGTEDAVTGAKVFVLPSGSVSINPHITSMVDTIKPLIRQLVEEANLLKMWVSFLIPKIEDGNNFGVSIQEETLGEIRTVESEAAAFFDQISRYYMTRAKLVSKVAKYPHIDDYRRTVMELDEKEYLSLRITLCEIRNHYATLHDMITKNMEKIKKPRSANSIEAMY
- the LOC135218833 gene encoding proteasome activator complex subunit 3-like isoform X1, whose product is MDGTSIRSRLMRRHALVTAAFSSRTPDTVESYKLSVKDKAEQLVKKKFPERIIQFNKILEEPPFLCEDLTTVHSDLKIPVPEPLIVNNFDGDPPGKKRKMSEGTEDAVTGAKVFVLPSGSVSINPHITSMVDTIKPLIRQLVEEANLLKMWVSFLIPKIEDGNNFGVSIQEETLGEIRTVESEAAAFFDQISRYYMTRAKLVSKVAKYPHIDDYRRTVMELDEKEYLSLRITLCEIRNHYATLHDMITKNMEKIKKPRSANSIEAMY
- the LOC135218833 gene encoding proteasome activator complex subunit 3-like isoform X3, which gives rise to MAEFLQEVESYKLSVKDKAEQLVKKKFPERIIQFNKILEEPPFLCEDLTTVHSDLKIPVPEPLIVNNFDGDPPGKKRKMSEGTEDAVTGAKVFVLPSGSVSINPHITSMVDTIKPLIRQLVEEANLLKMWVSFLIPKIEDGNNFGVSIQEETLGEIRTVESEAAAFFDQISRYYMTRAKLVSKVAKYPHIDDYRRTVMELDEKEYLSLRITLCEIRNHYATLHDMITKNMEKIKKPRSANSIEAMY